Proteins found in one Streptococcus iniae genomic segment:
- the galT gene encoding UDP-glucose--hexose-1-phosphate uridylyltransferase: MTVINQFVEGLIAKSDYQKEDAIYLTNRILALVGEEGTDKESASSELIDLKDELVALAVANGKVGQLLEERDCLGAELMNFMTPIPSQLNQRFWKTYQVSKEQALADFYQLSQDNDYIKVSAIAKNIAFKTPSAYGDMEITINLSKPEKDPKAIAAAKLAKSSSYPKCQLCMENEGYQGRIDHPARANHRIIRMDLNQEEWGFQYSPYAYFNEHCIFLDSHHEPMLITASTFSQLLGIVEQFPGYFAGSNSDLPIVGGSILTHNHYQGGRHDFPMALAKVEKRFTFSDYPEITAELLKWPMSVIRLKGTDKSALVSLAEKIRLAWRHYSDESVDIRAFSGEQPHHTLTPIARRRADQFELDLVLRDNHTSSEFPDGVFHPHKEWHHIKKENIGLIEVMGLAILPPRLKDELQEVEKYLLDEYNNIADYHKEWADTIKASRDISKETVSGVVQEALGQVFVHVLEDAGVYKDTSKGRAAFADFIKTLGVKGDI, encoded by the coding sequence ATGACAGTGATTAACCAATTTGTAGAGGGCTTGATTGCCAAATCTGACTACCAAAAAGAAGATGCTATTTATTTGACGAACCGCATTTTAGCCTTAGTTGGTGAAGAAGGAACAGATAAAGAGTCGGCTAGCTCTGAACTTATTGACTTAAAAGATGAATTGGTTGCTCTTGCTGTCGCTAATGGTAAAGTGGGGCAGCTCTTGGAAGAAAGAGACTGTCTTGGAGCAGAATTGATGAATTTTATGACCCCGATTCCGAGTCAGTTGAATCAAAGGTTCTGGAAGACTTACCAAGTCTCAAAAGAGCAAGCTCTTGCTGATTTTTACCAATTGAGTCAAGATAATGACTACATCAAAGTGTCAGCTATTGCTAAAAATATTGCTTTTAAGACGCCTTCTGCTTATGGAGATATGGAAATCACCATCAATCTTTCCAAGCCTGAAAAAGATCCAAAGGCTATTGCTGCAGCTAAATTAGCCAAATCCTCTTCTTACCCCAAATGTCAACTTTGTATGGAAAATGAAGGGTATCAAGGTAGAATTGATCATCCCGCGCGTGCCAATCACCGTATTATCAGAATGGATTTAAACCAAGAAGAATGGGGGTTTCAATATTCTCCCTATGCTTACTTCAATGAACACTGCATTTTCCTAGATAGTCACCATGAGCCCATGCTTATTACAGCCTCTACTTTTTCACAATTACTTGGTATTGTTGAGCAGTTTCCGGGTTATTTTGCAGGGTCCAACTCTGATTTGCCCATTGTTGGGGGTTCTATTTTGACACATAATCATTATCAGGGAGGGCGTCATGATTTTCCTATGGCCCTTGCTAAGGTAGAGAAGCGTTTTACCTTTAGTGATTACCCTGAAATTACTGCAGAACTGCTCAAGTGGCCCATGTCCGTAATTCGCCTAAAAGGCACAGATAAGTCAGCTTTAGTTAGTTTGGCAGAAAAAATCCGACTGGCTTGGCGACACTACAGTGATGAATCTGTTGATATTCGTGCATTCTCCGGGGAGCAACCCCATCACACCTTGACACCAATCGCAAGGCGCAGGGCTGATCAGTTTGAACTTGATCTTGTCTTACGGGACAATCACACCAGTTCAGAATTTCCTGATGGTGTTTTCCATCCTCATAAAGAATGGCACCATATTAAAAAAGAAAATATTGGCCTAATTGAGGTTATGGGTTTAGCCATTTTACCACCAAGGCTAAAGGATGAACTGCAGGAAGTTGAAAAATATCTCTTAGATGAGTATAATAACATAGCAGACTATCACAAAGAGTGGGCTGATACCATTAAGGCTAGTCGAGACATTAGTAAAGAAACTGTTAGTGGTGTGGTTCAAGAGGCTCTAGGGCAGGTTTTTGTGCATGTCCTTGAAGATGCAGGTGTTTATAAGGACACTTCAAAAGGAAGAGCTGCTTTTGCAGATTTTATCAAAACTCTTGGAGTTAAAGGAGATATATAA
- a CDS encoding pullulanase, which translates to MSQLSLKKQQSLTAEKRQFFSIRRLKVGTASVAIASALFFLGVGNVHAESPLVSEAQVSAQVSPTEVSQVSKAISTPTAIVGKEVSSSLAASESSSLQNSASKVDASTSVAVDNTAQNQALAVEKTPTPTPVTEIPIAKGDIRLHFQEVTDTNVKTSGLWTWGAVEKPSTGTWPSAASSFDSSKEDDYGHYIDVTKSTQAGDIGYVLLNNGQKVGGDSDRKITLIDPNMNEVWVDNSFNTYTYQPLAAANTIRINYKRADNNYDGWGLWVWGDVASAHQKWPNDALDFVNEGKYGRYIDLPLSKALDSSIGFLLVNKKDPTLAGNKSIDYKFANRNLHSQVFLKSGDDELYTNSYYVKSQVEQDFSKAIPGTKGIQVEAKSLRAFNYNETGLIDLTVTNPNNAKITRMEVDTAQLGGGKILISKELNRVTITATANTAVGTYQLPVRLYDADNGYYDAKVSVTITPRQKKTGEKDWDEQVIYFMMTDRFYNGDTSNDNPYHQPYSTAVNKAGTYKGGDFKGVTAKLDYLKSLGVTSVWLTPIVENVPQNVSTEAGKDYYAYHGYWADNFEKLNPHLGTLADFHHLIDQAAERGIAIIVDVVLNHAGYGAESKFPGMLRTGSEIKAGDDQRDALAGLPDFKTENDTVRKQLVAWQSQWLEKSKTAKGNSIYAFRVDTVKHVDDTTWQHFKNELALKDADFHLVGESWGANYKDTKGDLGTGTMDSLLDFGFKDIAKMLVKGQMKATSDELAARNLFINNSQLLSQFLGSHDEDGFLYSIGKDLDKFKLAVSLLLTAKGQPVIYYGEELGQSGANNWPYYDNRYDFNWAETKSSELLTHYKKLLAFRNTHSELLARGDYSLVASNDSQKWLLSKRSLADESVYVLYHLENSPRQIALTVSGATAVITDAYSGKTYQAKAGADGTYVVLIDMPDSSNGGTLLLQVSAGDIIKAQTTLDAQAPIAAGFIRMHFNKLPSDDLSSLGLWLWEDVEVPSEKTGAWPNGATSFATAKQDDYGYYLDIKLSEGPRDLLKWLINNTSGQNITGDQALDILSQSMNEVWFDHNYKAYYYRPQEAGTIRINYFRTDGHYDDKSLWLWGSVDPTTLSQLGKWPDGINFDKMGKYGAYIDIKLSDLPSDIGFLLLDESKTGDSVKIRQEDYKFTDLKNNSQLFLRDDDPSIYTNPYYVNNVRMLGAQQTGPKTIEASMTSLEGADKESILKNLKVTDNNGQVLAVTDLTLDASQKTIRLTGEFDVAKGPYVLTYLSDRFTAKSNWQYKDALYAYDGPLGARVLNNGQAVDVTIWSPSAEKVSLIVYDKDDQNRVLGKVVMIKGDKGQWSVQLNQASSLGIKDYRGYYYHYEINREGKTTLVLDPYAKSLAAWNSEMADKGPAYAVAKAAFVDSSQIGPKDLTYANIPGFKKREDAIIYEAHVRDFTSDVAISSQLKNQFGTFAAFAERLDYLQELGVTHIQLLPVMSYYFVNEMNKERLTNYASSGTNYNWGYDPQSYFALTGMYASDPTDPAKRILEFKELVNEIHKRGMGVILDVVYNHTAKVSIFEDLEPNYYHFMDADGTPRTSFGGGRLGTTHYMSRRLMLDSISYMVSEFKVDGFRFDMMGDHDAASIEAAFHAAKALNPNIIMLGEGWVTYAGDQNKPQQAADQTWMSKTDTVASFSDDIRNMLKSGFGNEGEPAFLTGGSRSINGLFSNIKAQPTNFTADDPGDVIQYIAAHDNLTLFDIIAQSIKKDPARAENYAEIHRRLRLGNLMIMTSQGTAFVHSGQEYGRSKQFRDDAYKKPVASDKVPNKAHLLVNADGTPFEYPYFIHDSYDATDAINHFDWSKATDSKVFPESTKSQAYMKGLIALRRSSDAFRLGTKALVDQNVKLLTIPGQNGVAASDLVIGYQLTATNGDRYVVLINADQKERHFVLDKEWLTADVLVDGEHAGITALTNPSGLVIDANGLRLSGLTATVLRIAGAKIQEPDRPASSDIQTSPVADTVSKSPNGQLVEAVLTPNNSSHVDQPTSQETSLQILEQKASQSASKAVKKAKKAMQKAQSKAGVKLKQSNHFALKANALAVLTILAAGVAYFYKKKK; encoded by the coding sequence ATGTCTCAATTATCCCTTAAAAAGCAGCAGTCTTTGACTGCTGAAAAACGTCAGTTTTTTAGTATCCGTCGCCTAAAGGTTGGAACGGCATCTGTTGCTATTGCCTCTGCCCTTTTCTTTTTAGGTGTTGGCAATGTACATGCTGAATCCCCTCTTGTTTCAGAAGCACAAGTTAGTGCACAAGTGTCTCCAACAGAAGTGTCGCAGGTAAGTAAGGCAATAAGCACTCCAACTGCAATTGTTGGCAAAGAAGTAAGTAGCTCGTTGGCCGCATCAGAATCAAGTTCTCTTCAAAATTCTGCTTCTAAGGTTGATGCAAGTACTAGTGTGGCAGTTGATAATACTGCGCAAAATCAAGCACTTGCTGTAGAAAAAACGCCAACACCAACGCCTGTAACTGAAATCCCAATTGCAAAAGGAGATATTCGTCTTCATTTCCAAGAAGTGACAGACACTAATGTTAAGACATCTGGACTTTGGACGTGGGGGGCTGTTGAAAAGCCGTCAACAGGAACATGGCCAAGTGCTGCGAGTTCTTTTGATAGCAGTAAAGAAGATGATTATGGCCATTATATTGATGTCACAAAATCTACTCAGGCAGGTGATATTGGCTATGTTTTGCTTAATAACGGTCAAAAAGTAGGCGGAGATAGTGATCGTAAAATCACTTTGATTGATCCAAATATGAATGAAGTCTGGGTTGATAACTCCTTTAACACCTATACCTACCAGCCGTTAGCAGCTGCAAATACTATTCGTATCAATTATAAACGTGCTGACAATAACTATGATGGTTGGGGTCTTTGGGTTTGGGGTGACGTCGCAAGTGCTCATCAAAAATGGCCAAACGATGCCCTTGACTTTGTTAATGAAGGGAAATATGGTCGCTACATAGATCTCCCTTTATCTAAAGCTCTTGATTCCAGTATTGGCTTTTTATTGGTCAATAAAAAGGATCCAACTTTAGCTGGGAATAAAAGCATTGATTATAAATTTGCTAATCGTAACTTGCACAGTCAAGTCTTTCTAAAAAGCGGTGATGATGAGCTCTATACCAACTCTTACTATGTCAAGAGCCAAGTAGAACAGGATTTTAGCAAAGCGATTCCAGGAACAAAAGGGATTCAGGTAGAGGCAAAAAGCCTACGTGCTTTTAATTACAACGAGACTGGACTGATTGACCTTACGGTGACAAATCCTAATAATGCTAAAATCACGCGCATGGAAGTGGATACAGCTCAATTGGGTGGTGGTAAAATTCTGATTTCAAAAGAACTTAACCGTGTAACCATTACGGCTACTGCAAATACAGCTGTTGGTACTTATCAATTGCCGGTCCGTCTGTATGACGCAGATAATGGTTATTATGATGCTAAAGTTTCTGTAACTATTACACCTCGTCAGAAAAAAACAGGTGAGAAAGATTGGGATGAACAAGTTATTTACTTTATGATGACTGACCGTTTTTATAATGGCGATACGAGTAATGACAATCCTTACCATCAACCTTACAGTACTGCTGTCAATAAAGCTGGAACTTATAAAGGTGGTGACTTTAAAGGGGTAACAGCTAAACTTGATTATCTGAAATCACTTGGTGTGACCAGTGTTTGGTTGACGCCGATTGTGGAAAATGTGCCACAAAATGTGAGCACTGAAGCTGGTAAAGATTATTATGCATATCATGGCTACTGGGCTGATAATTTTGAAAAATTAAATCCACATCTTGGAACATTAGCAGATTTCCATCACTTGATTGATCAAGCGGCAGAACGTGGCATTGCTATTATTGTTGATGTTGTTTTAAATCACGCTGGCTATGGTGCTGAAAGTAAATTCCCTGGAATGCTTCGGACAGGAAGTGAGATAAAAGCAGGTGATGATCAAAGAGATGCTCTTGCTGGTTTACCTGACTTTAAAACAGAAAATGACACCGTTCGTAAACAGTTAGTTGCTTGGCAAAGTCAGTGGTTGGAAAAATCAAAAACAGCAAAAGGTAATAGTATTTATGCCTTTCGTGTAGATACAGTTAAACATGTCGATGACACCACTTGGCAACACTTCAAGAATGAATTGGCCTTAAAAGATGCTGATTTCCATTTGGTTGGAGAAAGTTGGGGAGCCAATTACAAAGATACCAAAGGTGATTTAGGAACAGGCACCATGGATAGTTTGCTTGATTTTGGCTTTAAAGACATTGCCAAAATGCTAGTGAAGGGGCAAATGAAAGCAACAAGTGATGAACTCGCTGCTCGAAATCTTTTTATCAACAATAGCCAACTCCTATCACAATTCTTAGGTAGCCATGATGAAGATGGGTTCCTTTATAGCATTGGAAAAGATCTGGATAAGTTTAAACTTGCAGTTAGTCTTTTATTGACAGCCAAAGGGCAACCTGTCATTTATTATGGTGAAGAACTTGGGCAATCAGGTGCCAATAACTGGCCTTATTATGACAACCGTTACGACTTTAATTGGGCAGAAACAAAGTCAAGTGAGTTGCTTACCCATTACAAAAAACTGTTAGCCTTTCGTAATACTCACAGTGAACTGCTTGCTAGAGGTGATTACAGTTTAGTGGCTTCAAATGACAGTCAAAAATGGCTCTTAAGCAAACGCAGTTTAGCAGATGAGAGTGTTTATGTGCTTTATCATTTGGAAAATAGCCCAAGGCAGATAGCACTAACAGTTTCAGGGGCAACTGCTGTGATTACAGATGCCTATTCAGGCAAAACTTATCAAGCCAAAGCTGGCGCTGATGGGACTTATGTTGTCTTGATTGATATGCCAGACAGCTCTAATGGGGGCACCTTGCTGTTACAAGTGTCAGCTGGCGACATTATCAAGGCTCAAACGACTCTGGATGCGCAAGCGCCAATTGCTGCTGGTTTTATCAGGATGCACTTCAATAAACTGCCGTCTGATGACTTATCAAGCCTTGGCTTATGGCTTTGGGAAGACGTTGAAGTACCTTCAGAAAAGACAGGGGCTTGGCCAAATGGGGCGACAAGTTTTGCGACGGCAAAACAAGATGATTATGGTTACTATTTAGATATTAAATTATCAGAAGGGCCAAGAGATTTGCTCAAATGGTTGATTAACAATACAAGTGGGCAAAATATTACAGGAGATCAAGCCCTAGATATCCTTAGCCAGTCCATGAATGAAGTGTGGTTTGATCATAATTACAAAGCATATTATTACCGTCCGCAAGAAGCAGGAACAATTAGAATTAATTATTTCAGAACAGATGGTCACTATGATGATAAATCACTCTGGCTTTGGGGCAGTGTTGACCCTACAACCTTAAGTCAATTAGGGAAGTGGCCAGATGGCATTAATTTTGACAAAATGGGTAAATATGGTGCTTATATTGATATTAAGTTGAGTGATTTACCAAGTGACATCGGCTTCTTGCTTTTAGATGAAAGTAAAACAGGAGACAGTGTGAAAATTAGACAGGAAGATTATAAATTTACAGATTTGAAAAATAATAGCCAACTCTTCTTAAGAGATGATGATCCAAGCATCTATACCAATCCCTATTATGTTAACAATGTTCGTATGCTAGGAGCACAACAAACTGGTCCAAAAACAATTGAAGCTAGCATGACAAGTTTGGAAGGCGCTGACAAAGAAAGTATTCTGAAAAACCTAAAAGTGACAGACAATAATGGGCAAGTCCTCGCGGTCACTGATCTAACTTTAGATGCTAGTCAAAAAACCATTCGTTTAACAGGTGAGTTTGATGTTGCTAAAGGCCCTTATGTTTTAACATATTTATCAGATCGTTTTACGGCAAAAAGTAATTGGCAATATAAAGATGCACTGTACGCCTACGATGGTCCTTTGGGTGCGCGTGTTCTAAATAATGGTCAGGCGGTAGATGTAACCATTTGGTCACCAAGTGCTGAGAAGGTTTCCCTAATTGTTTATGATAAAGATGATCAAAACCGTGTCCTTGGTAAAGTAGTCATGATCAAAGGTGACAAAGGGCAATGGAGTGTTCAACTAAACCAAGCATCATCATTAGGCATTAAGGATTACCGTGGTTATTATTACCATTATGAGATTAATCGTGAAGGCAAAACGACTTTAGTTTTAGATCCTTATGCTAAATCATTAGCAGCCTGGAATTCTGAAATGGCAGATAAGGGACCAGCTTATGCTGTTGCTAAAGCGGCCTTTGTTGATTCAAGTCAAATTGGTCCAAAAGACCTTACCTATGCTAACATTCCAGGGTTTAAGAAGCGAGAAGATGCCATTATCTATGAAGCGCATGTTCGTGATTTCACATCAGATGTGGCCATTTCTAGCCAATTGAAAAACCAATTTGGAACCTTTGCGGCTTTCGCAGAGAGATTAGATTACCTGCAAGAACTAGGTGTGACTCATATTCAATTGTTACCAGTCATGTCATATTACTTCGTCAATGAAATGAACAAAGAACGGCTGACGAACTACGCTTCAAGTGGCACCAATTACAACTGGGGCTATGACCCACAAAGTTATTTTGCCTTGACTGGCATGTATGCGTCAGATCCGACAGATCCAGCAAAACGCATTCTCGAATTTAAAGAATTGGTTAATGAGATTCACAAACGTGGCATGGGGGTTATCCTTGACGTAGTCTATAATCACACGGCTAAAGTGTCTATTTTTGAAGATTTAGAACCAAATTACTACCATTTTATGGATGCTGATGGAACGCCTCGCACAAGTTTTGGTGGTGGTCGTTTGGGGACAACTCATTACATGTCTCGCCGTCTTATGCTTGATTCTATCTCTTACATGGTTTCAGAGTTTAAAGTTGATGGTTTTCGTTTTGACATGATGGGTGACCATGACGCAGCTTCCATTGAAGCGGCCTTTCATGCGGCAAAAGCTCTTAACCCTAATATTATTATGTTAGGTGAAGGCTGGGTGACTTACGCAGGTGATCAAAACAAACCTCAACAAGCAGCAGATCAGACCTGGATGAGTAAGACAGATACAGTTGCTTCTTTCTCTGATGACATCAGAAATATGCTGAAGTCTGGTTTTGGTAATGAAGGTGAACCTGCTTTCTTAACAGGAGGGAGCAGAAGTATCAATGGTTTGTTTAGTAATATCAAGGCTCAACCCACAAACTTTACAGCAGATGATCCAGGTGATGTGATTCAATATATTGCGGCCCATGATAATTTAACCCTTTTTGATATCATTGCTCAGTCCATCAAAAAAGATCCAGCACGTGCTGAGAACTACGCTGAAATTCATCGTCGCTTGCGTTTAGGCAACCTGATGATTATGACCTCTCAAGGAACTGCATTTGTGCATTCAGGTCAAGAATATGGGCGTAGCAAACAATTCCGTGATGATGCTTATAAAAAACCTGTAGCTAGTGACAAGGTGCCAAATAAAGCTCATTTATTGGTAAATGCTGACGGGACACCGTTTGAGTACCCTTACTTTATCCATGATTCTTATGATGCAACAGATGCCATTAATCATTTTGATTGGAGTAAGGCTACAGACAGTAAAGTTTTCCCTGAAAGTACCAAGAGTCAAGCTTACATGAAAGGTTTAATTGCCTTGCGTCGTTCAAGTGATGCCTTTCGTTTAGGGACGAAAGCTTTGGTGGATCAAAATGTCAAACTCTTGACTATTCCAGGCCAAAATGGAGTTGCAGCATCTGATTTGGTTATTGGCTATCAATTGACAGCAACTAATGGTGACCGTTATGTTGTCCTTATTAATGCTGATCAAAAAGAGCGCCACTTCGTCCTTGATAAGGAGTGGTTGACAGCGGATGTTCTTGTTGATGGTGAGCATGCAGGCATTACTGCTTTGACCAATCCAAGTGGCTTGGTGATTGATGCTAATGGCTTACGCTTGTCAGGGTTAACAGCTACAGTGCTTAGGATAGCAGGTGCTAAAATTCAAGAGCCGGATCGTCCGGCGTCCTCAGATATACAGACTTCTCCTGTTGCTGATACTGTAAGTAAATCTCCTAATGGACAGTTAGTGGAAGCAGTGCTAACTCCTAACAATAGTAGTCACGTTGATCAGCCAACTAGTCAAGAAACAAGTCTGCAAATTCTTGAGCAAAAAGCTAGTCAATCAGCTTCGAAAGCTGTTAAGAAGGCTAAAAAAGCAATGCAGAAAGCTCAAAGTAAGGCTGGTGTCAAGTTGAAACAATCAAATCATTTTGCCTTGAAAGCTAACGCACTGGCGGTCTTAACAATCCTAGCTGCAGGAGTGGCGTATTTCTATAAAAAGAAAAAATAA
- the galE gene encoding UDP-glucose 4-epimerase GalE, whose translation MAILVLGGAGYIGSHMVDRLIEVDKEEVVVVDNLVTGHRKAVHAAAKFYEGDLADQDFMRQVFSENQSIDAVIHFAAYSQVGESMEDPLKYFDNNTVGMVKLLEVMKDYQVKKIVFSSTAATYGIPKEIPIKETSPQTPINPYGESKLMMEKIMAWCDQAYGIKFVALRYFNVAGDKPDGSIGEDHQPETHLIPIVLQVANGQRDKIMVFGDDYSTPDGTNIRDYVHPFDLAQAHSLAVQYLRAGNASTAFNLGSSTGFSNLEILEVARKVTGKSIPAEIGPRRAGDPDSLVADSSRAREVLGWKPEFDDIEKIIQTAWTWHSSHPNGYED comes from the coding sequence ATGGCAATATTAGTCTTAGGTGGGGCCGGATACATAGGGTCGCATATGGTAGACCGTTTAATTGAAGTGGACAAAGAAGAAGTTGTTGTTGTTGATAATTTGGTAACAGGGCACCGCAAAGCTGTGCATGCTGCTGCTAAATTTTATGAGGGCGACTTAGCAGATCAAGACTTTATGCGTCAGGTTTTCTCAGAAAATCAAAGCATTGATGCTGTTATTCACTTTGCAGCCTACTCTCAGGTTGGTGAGTCAATGGAAGATCCTTTGAAATACTTTGATAACAATACTGTAGGCATGGTCAAATTGCTTGAGGTTATGAAAGACTATCAGGTTAAAAAGATTGTCTTTTCTTCGACAGCAGCCACTTACGGCATTCCAAAAGAAATCCCAATTAAGGAAACAAGTCCTCAAACCCCTATTAATCCTTACGGGGAAAGTAAGCTTATGATGGAAAAAATCATGGCCTGGTGTGATCAAGCTTACGGCATTAAATTTGTAGCTCTTCGTTACTTTAACGTTGCAGGTGATAAGCCGGATGGCTCAATTGGAGAAGACCATCAACCAGAAACACACTTGATTCCAATCGTACTACAAGTAGCAAATGGTCAACGCGATAAAATCATGGTTTTTGGAGATGACTATTCAACCCCTGATGGAACTAATATTCGTGATTATGTCCATCCTTTTGATTTGGCGCAAGCGCATAGTTTAGCAGTCCAATACTTACGAGCTGGCAATGCATCAACTGCTTTTAATTTAGGATCATCAACTGGCTTTTCTAATCTTGAGATTCTTGAAGTGGCTCGAAAAGTAACAGGAAAATCCATTCCAGCAGAAATTGGTCCACGTCGTGCAGGTGATCCGGATTCACTAGTTGCAGACTCGAGCCGTGCAAGGGAAGTCCTTGGGTGGAAACCAGAGTTTGACGACATTGAAAAAATTATTCAAACTGCTTGGACCTGGCATTCAAGCCATCCGAATGGTTATGAGGATTAA
- a CDS encoding LacI family DNA-binding transcriptional regulator, which produces MATLKDIAKLAKVSQATVSRVLNQDQSLSVSEETRHRILTSADQLGYKKHEKAINSPKSKQKIAIYEWYSQQEELNDLYYYSIRIGLEKRAEQLGYDITRFFNNDPLVMDEDIVGIIAIGKFSQKQITTLEAFDKVLVFVDSDTLTAGHHCVTTDFDHSVMRVIDHFLSKGLRQIGMIAGEEKTSDQLETIIDQRFRTFKNYAYENGIYRPDSIFVGDFSTQSGYQLMTQAIKTLGDNLPKAFFVANDTLAVGALRALQEAGITVPNRVSLICFNDTPITKQVYPALSSITVFTEEMGTTAVDILNKQLISPGSSVTLTRLGTKLTLRDSSL; this is translated from the coding sequence ATGGCCACTTTAAAAGACATTGCCAAACTAGCAAAAGTATCTCAAGCTACTGTATCACGAGTACTTAACCAAGACCAAAGTCTATCTGTAAGTGAAGAAACTAGACATCGCATTTTGACCAGCGCTGATCAGCTAGGCTATAAAAAACACGAGAAAGCCATTAATAGCCCTAAAAGTAAGCAAAAAATCGCTATTTATGAATGGTATAGCCAACAAGAAGAACTCAACGACCTCTACTATTATTCCATTCGAATTGGCTTGGAAAAACGTGCTGAGCAATTAGGCTATGATATCACACGTTTTTTCAACAATGATCCCTTAGTCATGGATGAAGATATCGTTGGAATTATCGCCATTGGCAAATTTAGTCAAAAACAAATCACCACTTTAGAAGCATTTGACAAAGTCTTGGTCTTTGTTGATTCCGATACCTTAACAGCTGGTCATCATTGCGTTACCACAGACTTTGACCATTCCGTGATGCGTGTCATAGACCATTTCCTCTCAAAAGGATTAAGACAAATTGGGATGATTGCAGGCGAGGAAAAGACCTCTGATCAATTAGAAACCATCATTGACCAACGGTTTAGAACCTTTAAAAACTATGCTTACGAAAACGGAATTTACAGGCCTGATTCTATTTTTGTTGGTGATTTTTCAACCCAATCTGGCTATCAACTCATGACTCAAGCCATTAAAACACTTGGGGATAACCTGCCTAAAGCATTTTTTGTAGCCAACGACACCTTAGCTGTGGGCGCACTTCGTGCACTTCAAGAGGCTGGTATCACTGTTCCAAATCGGGTCAGTTTAATTTGCTTTAACGACACTCCAATCACTAAGCAAGTCTACCCTGCTCTTAGCAGTATTACTGTTTTTACAGAGGAAATGGGAACTACTGCTGTTGATATCCTTAATAAACAGCTTATCTCTCCAGGCAGTAGTGTCACCCTGACAAGACTTGGCACCAAACTAACACTGAGAGATTCCAGTTTGTAA
- a CDS encoding galactokinase has product MTHQELQAAFQSIFAEEAQGLYFSPGRINLIGEHTDYNGGHVFPAAITLGTYGAARKRDDRNCRFYSANFKEVGIIEISLDQLVFVKKDNWTNYAKGVIAFLQEAGHTIDSGFDLYVDGNIPNGSGLSSSASLELLVGIVCEDLFQLKLDRLDLVKIGKQTENQFIGVNSGIMDQFAIGMGADKKAIYLDTNTLAYDLVPLDLGEHVIVIMNTNKRRELADSKYNERRAECEKALEELKTLLDIDTLGQLDADTFDQYAYLIKDSNCMKRARHAVLENQRTAKARKALEAGELEVFGRLVNASHVSLEHDYQVTGIELDTLVHTAWQQEGVLGARMTGAGFGGCAIAIVAKDKVDSFKERVAKTYTEIIGYAPTFYMAEVAKGSHLL; this is encoded by the coding sequence ATGACGCATCAAGAACTACAAGCAGCTTTTCAATCTATTTTTGCAGAAGAAGCCCAAGGCCTTTACTTCTCACCGGGTCGTATTAACCTAATAGGTGAGCACACAGACTACAACGGAGGCCATGTTTTTCCAGCGGCAATTACACTGGGGACCTATGGGGCTGCTAGAAAACGTGACGATCGAAATTGCCGTTTCTACTCGGCTAATTTTAAAGAGGTTGGTATTATTGAGATTAGTCTTGATCAGTTGGTTTTTGTTAAGAAGGATAACTGGACTAATTATGCCAAAGGTGTTATCGCATTCTTGCAAGAAGCTGGTCATACTATTGATAGTGGCTTTGACCTCTACGTTGACGGTAATATTCCAAATGGTTCAGGCCTGTCGTCGTCAGCTTCACTTGAGTTGTTGGTGGGAATTGTTTGTGAAGACTTGTTTCAGTTGAAACTAGACCGTCTTGATTTAGTAAAAATTGGTAAACAAACAGAAAATCAATTTATTGGTGTTAACTCAGGCATCATGGATCAATTTGCTATTGGAATGGGAGCAGACAAAAAGGCTATTTACCTTGATACCAATACCTTAGCATATGATTTGGTGCCACTTGATTTAGGAGAGCATGTGATTGTCATCATGAACACCAATAAACGTCGGGAACTAGCAGATTCAAAATACAATGAGCGCCGAGCTGAATGTGAAAAAGCTCTTGAAGAGTTAAAAACCTTATTAGATATCGATACTTTGGGGCAATTAGATGCTGACACATTTGATCAATACGCTTATTTGATTAAAGACAGTAATTGTATGAAACGTGCCCGCCATGCTGTGCTTGAAAATCAGCGCACTGCAAAAGCTCGTAAGGCTTTAGAAGCAGGAGAGTTGGAAGTTTTTGGTCGCCTAGTCAATGCATCACATGTTTCTTTAGAACATGATTATCAAGTAACTGGAATTGAACTGGATACTCTGGTTCATACAGCTTGGCAACAAGAAGGTGTTCTTGGAGCGCGTATGACAGGAGCTGGATTTGGTGGCTGTGCCATTGCAATTGTAGCAAAAGATAAGGTTGACAGTTTCAAAGAAAGGGTTGCAAAAACCTATACTGAAATAATCGGTTACGCGCCAACTTTTTATATGGCAGAAGTTGCTAAAGGTTCTCATCTTCTTTAA